DNA sequence from the Oryza brachyantha chromosome 5, ObraRS2, whole genome shotgun sequence genome:
TTTGGCTCCGGTTTAGGTTCTGGAATAGGTTCCGGTTTTGGTTCAAGCTTTGGCTCTGGGTATGGTTTTGGCTCAAGCTCTGGCTTTGGTTCTGGGTGTGGCACGGGCTCTGGTTTTGGCTCCGGTTTAGGTTCTGGAACAGGTTCCGGTTTTGGTTCAGGCTTTGGTTCTGGGTATGGTTTTGGCTCAGGCTCAGGCTTTGGTTCCGGGTGTGGCACGGGCTCTGGTTTTGGCTCCGGTTTAGGTTCTGGAAAAGGTTCCGGTTTTGGTTCAGGCTTTGGCTCTGGGTATGGTTTTGGTTCAGGCTCTGGCTTTGGTTCTGGGTGTGGCACGGGCTTTGGTTTTGGCTCTGGTCTAGGTTCTGGAACAGGCTCAGGCTTTGGCTCTGGTTTTAGCTCTGGTTTAGGTTCTGGTTGTGGCACCAGCTCTGGTTTTGGTTCTGGTTTAGGCTCTGGCTCCGGTTTCGGTTCTGGCTGCGGTTCTGGTTTAGGAATGGGTTCCGGCTTTGGCTCCGGCTTAGGTTCAAGCTTGGGGTAAGGCTTCGGCGTCGGTTTCGGCTGCGGGACATGCTTGGGCTCCGGCACCGGCGGCTTCTCGTATGCCGCACGGCCCAGCTTCCTCACGAAGCGGGCGCCATGGCCAAGCCCccggccagccgccgccgccgccgtctcatCGACGGAGGCACTCGCCAACGCCACCGCCCCAAGCAggagcacggcgacggcgaggcaagGAGACGGCCGCCTCGCCATGGCTGGCTTGCTGAtcaccagctagctagctgctcacTCGCTTATCTTTTTCCTTGTCTCTTTTCTTGCTGTGCGTAACACAAGCACAGAACTGAACTGAACTGTGCGTGCTTCTGTGAGCTTTGTGGCAATGGACGGCTGGGCTTTATAGCCGAGCCGGCGAAAGGCGAAAGCCAAGCAAGGTGTGTGTGGCCACGTAGCTCTCTCCATGGGCCCCAGCTTTGTGGTTTCTTGCTGCCTGCTTAGCTTCTTTTCCAAATCTTCCTTTACTGATCTTTCTTGCTTTTACTAACTGCAGAACCTACTTTTTGGTAATTAATCACCACCCGTTCTCATTAATCAATTGATTACTTGTTACTCCAACTCCAACACGACTACTTCGGAGCAAGTAGTAGTAGGTAATTAAAGCCTTCTTTCGAACATTTTActgacaaaacaaataaaatgtaaTTCGATCATGTGAAATTTAGAGGAGCCAAGTGATCAGTAATTGCGTAACAGTTAGGCCGGCATCATGCAGCTAGTAGGAGATATGGAGGGATGAAATGGCCGTAGAGACAAGGGGGTAATGGTGACTGGTCAGCCGGAAGGGGACGGCATCCAGAAACAATTAACCTAGGTCGGCCGGCCGGTCATGGTCTCGCCGCTGTACGTTCCCCTTCGAAATTAAGTGGTGCTTGACGTTTTAGATTATTCAATTTTTCATGGCTAGCTGGCTGGCTGACTGTATAGACAACTAAATtaacaaattttgttttggaaatgtaaaataaaaaggtttagagtaaatttttcaaaactaaTCAAATTATCatgaaacaattaaggtgatatattacaaaactatagatttaatcGTAACTTATCATAGAACTATCGTTACTTTGATAAAATTATcgtaaaacaatataattaagatgatatataaaactacagatttagtAGTAACTTAAGGTATTGTATTACAAAGctacatatttatttgtagaactatatattttgcagTTTGACTATTATCTACAAAATTGATTGATGTTAGATCTgtagttttttatacaataCCTTAATCCGTAgtaattttgtgaaaaaaaattaatattaaatatgttgttttgtgaTACATACTCTTAAATACAGAGTTTTGTGGTAGTGATCAAACTATAcgtaatttttataaaatttactcaaatttatatagattttttttgcacaaaaacTTAATTATCGTGTTTGGAAGTTTAAAAAGGACGACCCAAAACAGAAAAACCCAAATCAATGGATCGCACGGAACTGAAATCGGGTGGCTTAGAAATTAAGATTGCCCTTGGCCTGTAAAGATCTGTCGCTCTCTGGCCGATCTCTCCATATATACTGGTGTACGGGggtagatagatagatagtaGTTACCAGCTGCTGTATGTTTCAGGAGGGTGGTGTCGTGTGTGTAATGCTGCCGTGATGCTTCAACGAAGCTGCTGACGAAGCAGGCAGGGTTTGGAGCTTAACTGAAAGCTAAGTTTGTGGCAGATATCTGGTAATAATACATGTGGATAGATAGACGATATTATCGCTATCGTTCGATCGACCTGCGATCGAGGTCGAGTAaagcgttttttttttctgctgacgATCTCTCAATTTCTTTGACGTCCTTGGGTATCTGCGGCgaaaattaaattgatttcATTAAGGCTGCATCAAGCAGGTATATATGTTTCAGCTGGTTTCTAGAATTAACTTAAGTTACTGGTCGTGCTCTGTTGAGAAATCAAAGACGTAAACTGCAGTGTTGATAATTTTGCTGCCAACTCGTGAAATACGAAACCGTGGAGAATATGCATACCAGCAACGACGCGGTGTCTAcgtaatatattaatattacaaTTCTGATTATTaccttttttaattatatatatatgacataaattattcaaatataactactattccctccgttccacATTACaggactttctagtcttacctaaattcatatgtgtATTCATAGATTTAGACatatctacaaaatatatacattgatatagaGATGAAGCTAATCAAACACAGAAAGtgttataatatggaatgaatGGAGGACTTTCTTTccaaaatgtaaatatatcTAGAATTCGAATCTAGTTCCACAGTATAGACATTTATATcggtattttttttgcgaaaCGCGGTGCAAACATAGATCCCCATAACACGTGCACGCTAATCCCTATGAATAGGCGCACACACGGCACATGCTCTATCCCTACGAGGACCTCTAGGGTCTGGACTGTTCATATTTGTAGATCGATGAACTCGTCACCAGTGTCGCAATCAATGGGTATGTCGCTTAACACTGCACCGATAAATAGCCCTAAATGCAAGCACCTATATTAATTTTTGGTAGTAGTTATCTCATCAATCACTTTTAGGCAGAGGGGATGTAGGTGTTAGGATGTACCCGCTTCAACACATTAAAGATGTAGATCTTATATGTCTCGACAATCTCCTTCACCGGAGAGGCCTAAGGAATGGGAGGAAGCTGGGACCCGAATAACACGACCTGACCAGGCCTCGAGATCCCTCTCCCTACGGCAACCCCAAGGAGCTAGTGCTTACTAGTTACCAAGCCTCCTTGGAGATTTAACCATTGTGTTCATAATGGACAATGCCTCGAAGGAGATATCAATGTCAGGGTATACTTGCTTGAACACCTTGAAGATGTATATCCTATA
Encoded proteins:
- the LOC102706105 gene encoding vegetative cell wall protein gp1-like — protein: MARRPSPCLAVAVLLLGAVALASASVDETAAAAAGRGLGHGARFVRKLGRAAYEKPPVPEPKHVPQPKPTPKPYPKLEPKPEPKPEPIPKPEPQPEPKPEPEPKPEPKPELVPQPEPKPELKPEPKPEPVPEPRPEPKPKPVPHPEPKPEPEPKPYPEPKPEPKPEPFPEPKPEPKPEPVPHPEPKPEPEPKPYPEPKPEPKPEPVPEPKPEPKPEPVPHPEPKPELEPKPYPEPKLEPKPEPIPEPKPEPKPEPVPHPELKPEPEPKPYPEPKPYPEPKPEPKPKLVPEPKPEPKPELVPHPEPKLEPEPKPEPKPEPEPEPVPHPEPKPEPKSEPKPYPEPKPEPKSEPIPHPEPKPEPKPEPVPHPEPKPEPKPEPLPHPEPKPKPGPEPKPKPIPHHKPKPKPKPKPKPEPKPKPEPKPEPKPEPKPEPKPYPEPKPKTKPEPIPHPEPKPKPNPKPQPKPEPKPDPVPEPKPEPKPYPESKSEPQGA